One Streptomyces sp. P9-A2 DNA window includes the following coding sequences:
- a CDS encoding SRPBCC family protein codes for MTDALGSATSAARERTSKNPLADVAQSEAADRLKAELQDYLAAQATRLLTGAGRKLGETTGKLTDIAEGNSSGFAKLALDGGRKLAEGKSPLRTAVELGASRVKDNVMGAFKGLLGGKGKGKRSAGKKPTVIIEHIDVGVPLRTAYDQWTQYQDFSTFAKGVKSASKGDDTTSDWQLKVFWSNRSWKAKTTEQVPDYRIVWSSEGAKGTTKGVVSFHQLADNLTRVLLVIEYYPAGLFEKTGNIWRAQGRRARLDLKNFARFITFKGEAEDGWRGEIQDGEVVRSHEDAVAEEEEASRDEAADEDEAAGEGETDEELEGDEEPEAEYEDDAYEETDEAAEDGEPAEDAYEDEERAEDTYEDEEEEGEGEYEPEYAEGGSRR; via the coding sequence ATGACCGACGCACTCGGATCGGCCACGTCCGCCGCGCGCGAGCGGACGTCGAAGAACCCGCTCGCCGACGTGGCCCAGAGCGAGGCCGCCGACCGCCTGAAGGCGGAACTGCAGGATTACCTCGCGGCCCAGGCCACCCGTCTGCTGACCGGTGCCGGCCGCAAACTCGGCGAGACGACCGGCAAGCTCACCGACATCGCCGAGGGCAACAGTTCCGGATTCGCCAAGCTGGCGCTCGACGGCGGCCGTAAACTCGCCGAGGGCAAGAGCCCTCTGCGCACCGCCGTCGAACTGGGCGCCTCGCGCGTCAAGGACAACGTGATGGGTGCCTTCAAGGGCCTGCTGGGCGGCAAGGGCAAGGGCAAGCGCTCGGCGGGGAAGAAGCCCACCGTCATCATCGAGCACATCGATGTCGGCGTCCCGCTGCGCACCGCCTACGACCAGTGGACCCAGTACCAGGACTTCAGCACCTTCGCGAAGGGTGTCAAGAGCGCCAGTAAGGGCGACGACACCACCTCGGACTGGCAGCTGAAGGTCTTCTGGTCCAACCGCAGCTGGAAGGCGAAGACCACCGAGCAGGTCCCCGACTACCGCATCGTCTGGTCCTCCGAGGGTGCCAAGGGCACCACGAAGGGCGTCGTCTCCTTCCACCAACTCGCCGACAACCTCACCCGGGTCCTCCTGGTCATCGAGTACTACCCCGCCGGCCTGTTCGAGAAGACCGGCAACATCTGGCGCGCCCAGGGCCGCCGGGCCCGGCTCGACCTGAAGAACTTCGCCCGCTTCATCACGTTCAAGGGCGAGGCCGAGGACGGCTGGCGCGGCGAGATCCAGGACGGGGAAGTGGTCCGCAGCCACGAGGACGCCGTCGCCGAGGAGGAGGAAGCCTCGCGCGACGAGGCGGCCGACGAGGACGAGGCGGCCGGCGAAGGCGAGACGGACGAGGAACTGGAGGGCGACGAGGAGCCGGAGGCCGAGTACGAGGACGACGCGTACGAGGAGACGGACGAAGCCGCGGAGGACGGAGAACCGGCGGAGGACGCCTACGAGGACGAGGAACGGGCGGAGGACACCTACGAGGACGAGGAGGAGGAAGGCGAGGGCGAGTACGAGCCCGAGTACGCCGAGGGCGGGAGCCGACGATGA
- a CDS encoding VOC family protein, with protein MEILGATLRVCVDDIETAIPFYERLAGGRALRFERAGVHVAAVGCFLLMSGPPAELDVLRKVAATIAVKDVEEAGRVLAEMGADIIAGPLPTPVGRNLVARHPDGAVYEYADLFAG; from the coding sequence GTGGAGATTCTGGGTGCCACACTGCGCGTCTGCGTCGACGACATCGAGACCGCGATCCCCTTCTACGAGCGGCTGGCGGGAGGCAGGGCCCTGCGCTTCGAGCGGGCCGGTGTCCACGTGGCCGCCGTCGGCTGCTTCCTGCTGATGAGCGGCCCCCCGGCCGAACTGGACGTGCTGCGCAAGGTGGCGGCGACCATCGCGGTGAAGGACGTCGAGGAGGCCGGTCGGGTGCTGGCCGAAATGGGTGCGGACATCATCGCGGGCCCGCTCCCCACACCGGTGGGCCGCAACCTCGTCGCGCGGCACCCGGACGGCGCCGTCTACGAGTACGCGGACCTCTTCGCTGGCTGA
- a CDS encoding gas vesicle protein yields MTTPGRFPEPYGQGSGANLADILERVLDKGIVIAGDIRINLLDIELLTIKLRLVIASVDKAKEMGIDWWETDPALSSRARRSELAKENAELRERLAELETGRQEETGRSLETGRQQGADRQREADRPHREAP; encoded by the coding sequence ATGACCACACCCGGCCGCTTCCCTGAGCCGTACGGCCAGGGGAGCGGCGCCAACCTCGCGGACATCCTCGAGCGGGTGCTCGACAAGGGCATCGTCATCGCGGGCGACATCCGCATCAACCTGCTCGACATCGAACTGCTCACCATCAAACTGCGGCTCGTCATCGCTTCCGTCGACAAGGCGAAGGAGATGGGGATCGACTGGTGGGAGACGGACCCGGCGCTGTCCTCACGCGCCCGCCGCTCCGAACTGGCGAAGGAGAACGCTGAGTTGCGTGAGCGGCTGGCCGAACTGGAGACCGGCCGCCAGGAGGAGACCGGCCGTTCACTGGAGACCGGCCGTCAGCAGGGGGCCGACCGTCAGCGGGAGGCCGACCGTCCACACAGGGAGGCCCCGTGA
- a CDS encoding S66 peptidase family protein translates to MNRTAPMNRTAWTSRAEPLRRPPRLGPGARVAVVAPSGPVPEERLQAGLDTLRGWDLDPVAAPHVLDRHGEFDYLAGSDADRAADLQAAWCDPAVDAVICARGGYGVQRMVDLLDWPAMRAAGPKVFVGFSDITALHEAFATRLGLVTLHGPMAAGVDFLKNTRAQEHLKATLFAPETVRTLASDGTALAPGRARGVTLGGCLALLAAGLGTPHARPSARGGLVCLEDVGEEPYRLDRYLTQLSRAGWFEGVSGLLLGSWDRCGPYEKVRALLADRLGGLGVPVAEQFGFGHCDGALTVPFGVMAELDADAGTLTLDEPALS, encoded by the coding sequence ATGAACCGGACAGCACCGATGAACCGGACCGCGTGGACGAGCCGGGCCGAGCCGTTGCGGCGGCCGCCCCGGCTCGGCCCCGGCGCCCGGGTGGCCGTCGTCGCGCCCAGCGGGCCCGTGCCGGAGGAGCGGCTGCAGGCCGGTCTCGACACGTTGCGCGGCTGGGACCTCGACCCGGTGGCCGCCCCTCATGTCCTTGACCGCCACGGTGAGTTCGACTACCTGGCCGGCAGTGACGCCGACCGGGCCGCCGACCTGCAGGCCGCCTGGTGCGACCCCGCCGTGGACGCGGTGATCTGCGCCCGGGGCGGCTACGGCGTGCAGCGCATGGTCGACCTGCTCGACTGGCCGGCGATGCGGGCCGCCGGACCCAAGGTCTTCGTCGGGTTCAGCGACATCACCGCCCTGCACGAGGCGTTCGCGACCCGGCTCGGCCTGGTCACCCTGCACGGGCCGATGGCGGCGGGTGTCGACTTCCTCAAGAACACCCGTGCGCAGGAGCACCTCAAGGCCACCCTGTTCGCCCCCGAGACCGTCCGCACCCTCGCCTCCGACGGCACCGCGCTGGCCCCCGGCCGGGCGCGCGGCGTCACGCTCGGCGGCTGCCTCGCCCTGCTCGCCGCCGGCCTCGGCACCCCGCACGCCAGACCCTCCGCGCGCGGCGGGCTGGTGTGCCTGGAGGACGTGGGGGAGGAGCCGTACCGGCTCGACCGGTACCTCACCCAGCTGTCGCGGGCCGGCTGGTTCGAGGGGGTGTCGGGGCTGCTGCTCGGCTCCTGGGACCGGTGCGGTCCGTACGAGAAGGTGCGGGCGCTGCTCGCCGACCGGCTCGGCGGTCTCGGCGTGCCCGTGGCCGAGCAGTTCGGGTTCGGGCACTGCGACGGGGCGCTCACCGTGCCGTTCGGCGTCATGGCCGAACTCGACGCGGACGCGGGCACCCTGACGCTCGACGAACCGGCGCTGAGCTGA
- a CDS encoding DNA primase encodes MNRTALGLAIGAGYFLGRTKKLKMAVAVGGLVAGKKLNLGPRMIGDLVSTQLRNNPQFKELGDQLRGDLRGAGKAASGALVERQLDALAGKLHGRTAEMRDRLSGAGGRPDREAEDDEYDEDEAAEYDEDDEPDGEESEPPPERPSKRAPSKEEAKKAPAKKTPAKKAPAKKAPAGKAAPAKKAAAKKTADRKTTAARTASSRGTRSRTSKGGGER; translated from the coding sequence ATGAACCGAACGGCACTCGGCCTCGCGATAGGGGCCGGATATTTTCTCGGACGGACGAAGAAACTGAAGATGGCGGTCGCCGTCGGCGGCCTGGTGGCAGGCAAGAAGCTGAACCTCGGCCCACGGATGATCGGCGACCTGGTGTCCACGCAGCTGCGGAACAACCCGCAGTTCAAGGAACTGGGGGACCAGCTGCGCGGGGACCTGCGCGGCGCCGGCAAGGCGGCCTCCGGGGCCCTGGTGGAGCGGCAGCTCGACGCCCTCGCCGGCAAGCTGCACGGGCGTACCGCCGAGATGCGCGACCGGCTGAGCGGTGCGGGCGGCCGGCCGGACCGCGAGGCGGAGGACGACGAGTACGACGAGGACGAGGCCGCCGAGTACGACGAGGACGACGAACCGGACGGCGAGGAGTCGGAACCGCCCCCCGAGCGGCCGTCGAAGAGGGCCCCGTCGAAGGAGGAGGCCAAGAAGGCCCCGGCGAAGAAGACTCCTGCCAAGAAGGCCCCCGCGAAGAAGGCGCCTGCGGGGAAGGCCGCCCCGGCGAAGAAGGCCGCGGCCAAGAAGACGGCCGACAGGAAGACCACGGCCGCGCGGACGGCCTCGTCCCGGGGCACCCGCTCCCGCACCTCGAAGGGAGGCGGTGAACGATGA
- the ligD gene encoding non-homologous end-joining DNA ligase: protein MSGEDTARTVRAGRRTVRIHRPGKVLFPGGGSAGEYTKGDLVDYHRAVAPFMLPHLRGRPLMLERHPDGIGGPTFMQKNTPGNYPEWITRAEVAKEGGTVCHTVCDDTATLFYLVDQASVTLHRWLSRAGPARGGDRPDRLVFDLDPSRDDFETVREAARLLGELLDELNLPSALMTTGSRGLHVIVPLAGDHDVDAVRVFAREVADTLADAHPDRLTTAARKKDRGDRLYLDVQRNAYAQTAVAPCSVRALPGAPVATPLSWDQLDDPELHARRWTVADALDQLRTGPWAGLPRRGRALGPARRRLETLRGRPARPAGPARSATVAIG from the coding sequence GTGAGCGGCGAGGACACCGCGCGGACCGTGCGGGCCGGGCGCCGCACCGTGCGGATCCACCGGCCGGGGAAGGTGCTCTTCCCCGGAGGCGGGAGCGCCGGGGAGTACACCAAGGGCGACCTCGTCGACTACCACCGGGCCGTCGCCCCCTTCATGCTGCCGCATCTGCGGGGCCGCCCGCTGATGCTGGAACGGCACCCGGACGGCATCGGCGGGCCCACGTTCATGCAGAAGAACACCCCCGGGAACTACCCGGAGTGGATCACCCGTGCCGAGGTCGCCAAGGAGGGTGGCACGGTGTGCCACACCGTGTGCGACGACACGGCGACCCTGTTCTACCTCGTCGACCAGGCGAGCGTCACCCTGCACCGCTGGCTGTCCCGCGCCGGCCCGGCCCGCGGGGGCGACCGTCCGGACCGGCTGGTCTTCGACCTCGATCCCTCGCGGGACGACTTCGAGACGGTCCGGGAGGCGGCCCGGCTGCTGGGGGAGCTGCTGGACGAGCTGAACCTGCCCTCGGCACTGATGACCACGGGCTCCCGCGGGCTCCATGTGATCGTGCCGCTCGCCGGTGACCACGACGTCGACGCGGTGCGCGTCTTCGCCCGCGAGGTCGCCGACACCCTCGCCGACGCCCATCCCGACCGGCTCACCACCGCCGCACGCAAGAAGGACCGCGGTGACCGGCTCTACCTGGACGTGCAGCGCAACGCCTACGCGCAGACCGCGGTCGCGCCCTGCAGCGTCCGCGCCCTGCCCGGCGCCCCCGTCGCGACCCCTCTCTCCTGGGACCAGCTGGACGACCCGGAGCTGCACGCCCGCCGCTGGACCGTCGCCGACGCCCTCGACCAGCTGCGTACCGGCCCCTGGGCCGGGCTGCCACGCCGGGGCCGGGCCCTGGGCCCGGCCCGCCGACGGCTGGAGACGCTGCGGGGGCGACCGGCCCGGCCGGCCGGGCCGGCACGGAGCGCGACTGTGGCAATCGGGTGA
- a CDS encoding GNAT family N-acetyltransferase yields the protein MPHHASRYLAEGPRVGIRHFTHADSAEFTARARESKDLHHPWLFPPDSASTYSAYAQGLIEDPTRAGFLVCEKADAGVGPDDGVRDGSIAGFININNIVHGAFQCGVLGYGAFAHAAGRGLMREGLDLVVRHAFGPMRLHRLEINVQPANAASVALARGGGFRLEGFSPDMLFIDGAWRDHERWALTREMRGPH from the coding sequence GTGCCGCACCACGCTTCCCGCTACCTCGCCGAAGGCCCCCGCGTGGGCATACGCCACTTCACCCACGCGGACAGCGCCGAGTTCACCGCCCGTGCCCGGGAGAGCAAGGACCTGCACCACCCCTGGCTGTTCCCACCGGACAGCGCCTCGACGTACTCCGCGTACGCGCAAGGGCTGATCGAGGACCCGACCAGGGCCGGCTTCCTGGTCTGCGAGAAGGCGGACGCCGGGGTGGGCCCCGACGACGGAGTCCGGGACGGCTCCATCGCCGGGTTCATCAACATCAACAACATCGTGCACGGCGCGTTCCAGTGCGGCGTCCTGGGGTACGGCGCGTTCGCGCACGCGGCGGGACGCGGACTGATGCGCGAAGGACTGGACCTCGTCGTACGGCACGCGTTCGGACCGATGCGGCTGCACCGGCTGGAGATCAACGTGCAGCCCGCCAACGCCGCCTCCGTCGCCCTGGCCCGTGGCGGCGGATTCCGCCTGGAGGGGTTCTCGCCGGACATGCTCTTCATCGACGGCGCCTGGCGCGACCATGAACGCTGGGCCCTCACCCGCGAGATGCGGGGACCGCACTGA
- a CDS encoding gas vesicle protein GvpG, translating into MGLISEVLLLPFAPVRGSGWAIQQVLREAERIYYDPATIRTELARLEEQLEAGEITEEEFDQQEDVLLDRLETAMHTGTTGDGTAPR; encoded by the coding sequence GTGGGTCTGATCTCGGAGGTACTGCTGCTGCCGTTCGCCCCCGTGCGCGGCAGCGGCTGGGCCATCCAACAGGTGCTTCGCGAGGCGGAACGCATTTACTACGACCCCGCCACGATCCGTACCGAACTGGCGCGGCTCGAGGAGCAGTTGGAGGCCGGAGAGATCACCGAGGAGGAGTTCGACCAACAGGAGGACGTACTCCTCGACCGGTTGGAGACCGCAATGCACACCGGCACCACAGGGGACGGGACGGCACCACGATGA
- a CDS encoding GvpL/GvpF family gas vesicle protein, which translates to MTGLRYVYAVCRPFGAPLQAQLAGVAGDPPRLLTHHGLVVVVSHVPEADFAEEPFRAHLEDLDWLTTTARAHQGVIDALTTVTTPLPLRLGTVFRDDSGVRTMVEAREESFLRTLARLDGRVEWGVKVFVEAEQTPDPAAAPPPRKPASGRDYLRQRRMETKSHDDLWQRAEAFSTHLHETLSGRAEDSRLHAPQNPTLSGASGRNVLNAAYLVPRAESEEFVETVERTRDGAPGIRVELTGPWAAYSFAGEESVAGEEGA; encoded by the coding sequence GTGACCGGACTGCGGTACGTCTACGCCGTCTGCCGGCCCTTCGGCGCTCCGCTCCAGGCGCAGTTGGCCGGTGTGGCGGGGGATCCGCCCCGGCTGCTGACCCACCACGGCCTGGTGGTCGTCGTCAGCCACGTACCGGAGGCGGACTTCGCCGAGGAGCCCTTCCGCGCGCATCTGGAGGATCTCGACTGGCTGACCACGACCGCCCGCGCGCACCAGGGTGTCATCGACGCCCTCACCACCGTCACGACGCCGCTGCCGCTGCGGCTCGGCACCGTGTTCCGCGACGACAGCGGCGTACGGACGATGGTGGAGGCGCGCGAGGAGAGCTTCCTGCGGACGCTGGCCCGGTTGGACGGCCGGGTCGAATGGGGCGTGAAGGTCTTCGTCGAGGCGGAGCAGACGCCGGACCCCGCCGCCGCACCGCCCCCGCGCAAGCCCGCCTCGGGCCGGGACTACCTGCGCCAACGGCGCATGGAGACGAAATCGCACGACGACCTGTGGCAGCGGGCCGAGGCTTTCTCGACCCACCTGCACGAGACGCTTTCCGGCCGCGCCGAGGATTCCCGGTTGCACGCACCGCAGAATCCCACGCTCTCCGGCGCCTCGGGGCGCAATGTGCTGAATGCGGCCTACCTCGTGCCGCGGGCGGAGTCCGAGGAATTCGTGGAAACGGTGGAACGGACGAGGGACGGGGCGCCCGGAATACGGGTGGAACTCACCGGCCCCTGGGCGGCCTATTCGTTCGCCGGGGAGGAATCGGTGGCGGGGGAGGAGGGGGCATGA
- a CDS encoding GvpL/GvpF family gas vesicle protein gives MSTYVYGIIASTHPAVPEHLGGVGENPLRVLKAGDLAAVVSDAPEGLRPKRRELLAHQNVLGEVGAEGCVLPMRFGSVAPDDDSVTDVLTERAEHYKERLRTLDSRVEYNVKANHVEEAVLHHVMAGNPEVRALAEANRKAGGGSYDDKIRLGEMVAGAVRAQEAEDGAAVQRALEAAADSVSVGPESTGWLANISYLVERAAAADFMAAVDRVREDMPHLEVRLNGPLPPYSFVEPGPAEPAGTTAGGADTGVG, from the coding sequence GTGAGCACATACGTCTACGGCATCATCGCGAGTACGCACCCCGCCGTTCCCGAGCACCTGGGCGGCGTGGGGGAGAACCCGCTGCGCGTCCTGAAGGCGGGCGACCTGGCGGCCGTCGTCAGTGACGCCCCCGAGGGGCTGCGCCCCAAGCGCAGGGAACTGCTCGCCCACCAGAACGTGCTCGGTGAGGTCGGCGCGGAGGGTTGTGTGCTGCCGATGCGGTTCGGCAGCGTCGCCCCCGACGACGACTCCGTCACCGACGTCCTCACCGAGCGCGCCGAGCACTACAAGGAGCGCCTGCGGACGCTGGACAGCCGGGTCGAGTACAACGTCAAGGCCAATCATGTCGAGGAAGCCGTCCTGCACCACGTGATGGCCGGCAACCCGGAGGTCCGTGCCCTCGCGGAAGCCAACCGGAAGGCCGGCGGCGGAAGTTACGACGACAAGATCCGCCTCGGTGAGATGGTCGCCGGTGCGGTCAGGGCTCAGGAGGCCGAGGACGGCGCCGCCGTGCAGCGCGCCCTGGAAGCGGCGGCCGACTCCGTGAGCGTGGGCCCCGAGTCCACGGGCTGGCTCGCCAACATCTCCTACCTGGTGGAGCGCGCCGCCGCCGCGGACTTCATGGCCGCCGTGGACCGGGTGCGCGAGGACATGCCGCACCTGGAGGTGCGGCTCAACGGTCCGCTGCCGCCGTACAGCTTCGTGGAACCCGGCCCGGCCGAACCGGCGGGCACCACGGCCGGCGGGGCGGACACCGGAGTGGGGTGA
- a CDS encoding transketolase, giving the protein MNTGELVELGQQLRVDSVRAAAAAGSGHPTSSMSAADLMAVLLARHFRYDFEHPDHPGNDRFVLSKGHASPLMYAAFKAAGAIDDEELLTFRKLGSRLEGHPTPQRLPWVETATGSLGQGLPVGVGIALAGKRLDRSGYRVWVMCGDSELAEGSVWEAAEHAAYEDLDNLTVLVDVNRLGQRGPTRHGHDLDAYARRFEAFGWHTVEVDGHDVEAVDRAYGEASSTRGQPTVILARTLKGKGVKAVQDREGMHGKPLPDADEAIAELGGSRDLRVKVPQPPAARALHAVHTGQAEPPRWDKGEKVATRNAFGEALTALGTVRGDVVVLDGEVGDSTRAEFFAKEHPERYVECYIAEQQLVATAVGTATRGWVPYAATFAAFLTRAHDFIRMAAVSGAGVNLVGSHAGVAIGEDGPSQMGLEDLAMMRAVHGSTVLYPCDANQTARLVAAMADLDGIRYLRTSRGESPVIYGPGEEFPVGGSKVLRSSERDRLTLLAAGVTVPEALAAADVLAGEGIAVRVIDLYSVKPVDRDTLRRAAEETGCLVTVEDHHPEGGLGDAVLDAFTDGRPVPRLVRLAVRGMPGSASPEEQLRAAGIDAESITAAGRLLVEQAIVP; this is encoded by the coding sequence ATGAACACCGGTGAACTCGTAGAGCTCGGGCAGCAGTTGCGCGTGGACAGTGTCCGCGCCGCGGCCGCCGCAGGCTCCGGGCACCCCACGTCCTCGATGTCCGCGGCCGACCTGATGGCCGTCCTGCTGGCACGCCACTTCCGCTACGACTTCGAGCACCCGGACCACCCGGGCAACGACCGTTTCGTCCTCTCCAAGGGGCACGCCTCGCCCCTGATGTACGCCGCGTTCAAGGCGGCCGGCGCCATCGACGACGAGGAACTCCTCACCTTCCGCAAGCTCGGCAGCCGCCTCGAAGGCCACCCCACCCCCCAGCGGCTGCCCTGGGTCGAGACGGCCACCGGGTCGCTCGGCCAGGGACTGCCGGTCGGCGTCGGCATCGCGTTGGCCGGGAAGCGGCTCGACCGCTCCGGCTACCGGGTGTGGGTGATGTGCGGGGACAGCGAACTGGCCGAGGGCTCGGTGTGGGAGGCCGCCGAGCACGCCGCGTACGAGGACCTCGACAACCTGACCGTCCTCGTGGACGTGAACCGGCTCGGCCAGCGCGGCCCCACCCGGCACGGCCACGACCTCGACGCGTACGCCCGCCGCTTCGAGGCCTTCGGCTGGCACACCGTGGAGGTGGACGGGCACGACGTCGAAGCCGTCGACCGGGCGTACGGGGAGGCGTCCTCCACCAGGGGGCAGCCGACCGTGATCCTCGCCCGCACCCTCAAGGGCAAGGGCGTCAAGGCGGTACAGGACCGCGAGGGGATGCACGGCAAGCCGCTGCCGGATGCCGACGAGGCGATCGCCGAACTCGGCGGCTCCCGCGACCTGCGCGTGAAGGTGCCGCAGCCGCCCGCCGCCCGCGCGCTGCACGCCGTGCACACCGGGCAGGCCGAACCGCCCCGCTGGGACAAGGGTGAGAAGGTGGCGACACGCAACGCCTTCGGTGAGGCGCTGACCGCCCTCGGCACCGTGCGCGGCGACGTCGTGGTCCTGGACGGGGAGGTCGGCGACTCCACCCGCGCGGAGTTCTTCGCCAAGGAGCACCCCGAACGCTACGTCGAGTGCTACATCGCCGAGCAGCAGCTGGTGGCCACCGCGGTCGGGACGGCGACGCGCGGCTGGGTGCCCTACGCCGCCACCTTCGCCGCCTTCCTGACCCGCGCCCACGACTTCATCCGCATGGCGGCGGTCAGCGGTGCCGGCGTCAACCTCGTCGGCTCGCACGCCGGGGTCGCCATCGGCGAGGACGGGCCCAGCCAGATGGGTCTGGAGGACCTGGCGATGATGCGGGCGGTGCACGGCTCGACGGTGCTCTACCCCTGTGACGCCAACCAGACCGCGCGTCTGGTCGCCGCGATGGCGGACCTCGACGGCATCCGCTACCTGCGCACCTCGCGCGGTGAGAGCCCCGTGATCTACGGTCCCGGTGAGGAGTTCCCCGTCGGCGGCAGCAAGGTCCTGCGTTCCTCGGAACGGGACCGGCTGACGCTGCTGGCGGCGGGTGTCACGGTGCCCGAGGCCCTGGCCGCCGCGGACGTGCTGGCGGGGGAGGGCATCGCGGTACGGGTGATCGACCTGTACTCGGTCAAGCCCGTCGACCGGGACACCCTGCGCCGGGCCGCCGAGGAGACCGGCTGCCTGGTGACCGTGGAGGACCACCATCCGGAGGGCGGCCTCGGGGACGCGGTTCTCGACGCGTTCACCGACGGGCGGCCCGTGCCGCGCCTGGTACGGCTCGCCGTGCGCGGCATGCCGGGTTCGGCCTCCCCCGAGGAGCAGTTGCGCGCCGCCGGCATCGACGCGGAGTCGATCACGGCGGCCGGGCGGCTGCTGGTGGAGCAGGCGATCGTGCCGTGA
- a CDS encoding phage holin family protein — translation MQRLEHMQHLDKHLVDELAQVARESVRDELRAQARGQRRKAALYGASGAVALYAGAAVALAVGLALALVLPGWAAALITAVILGALAYALRNAARPSPAPGRGAAGQASVPGQRDAGRGYSGGVAPPVPSTPPATGPVPPRPDTPAPGAPGPRA, via the coding sequence ATGCAGCGTTTGGAGCACATGCAGCATCTGGACAAGCACCTGGTCGACGAGTTGGCGCAGGTGGCCCGCGAGAGCGTACGCGACGAGCTGCGTGCACAGGCACGGGGGCAGCGCCGCAAGGCCGCCCTGTACGGCGCGTCCGGCGCCGTCGCCCTGTACGCGGGCGCGGCCGTCGCGCTGGCCGTGGGGCTCGCCCTCGCCCTCGTCCTGCCGGGCTGGGCCGCCGCGCTGATCACGGCCGTGATCCTGGGCGCCCTGGCCTACGCACTGCGGAACGCGGCCCGCCCCTCGCCCGCCCCCGGGCGCGGGGCCGCCGGGCAGGCGTCCGTCCCCGGGCAGCGGGACGCCGGGCGCGGGTACAGCGGTGGCGTCGCCCCGCCGGTGCCGTCGACGCCGCCCGCCACGGGCCCCGTACCGCCGCGGCCGGACACCCCGGCCCCCGGTGCGCCGGGCCCTCGGGCCTGA
- a CDS encoding gas vesicle protein GvpO: MANARNTEESKGSQEPQDSHGSRKSTENSRANKRPGPMEVLRQARGQLAELTGMEAESVSSFEQTENGWALEVEVLELERVPDTMSLMASYQVELDPDGQLTGYRRVRRYERGRADARRSGGQ, encoded by the coding sequence ATGGCGAACGCAAGAAACACCGAAGAGTCCAAGGGTTCACAGGAGCCACAGGATTCTCACGGATCCCGCAAGTCCACGGAAAACAGCAGAGCGAACAAGCGGCCGGGCCCGATGGAGGTGCTGCGCCAAGCGCGCGGCCAGCTCGCGGAGCTCACCGGTATGGAAGCCGAGTCCGTGTCGTCCTTCGAGCAGACGGAGAACGGCTGGGCGCTGGAGGTCGAGGTCCTCGAACTCGAGCGCGTGCCCGACACGATGAGCCTGATGGCGAGCTACCAGGTGGAGCTCGATCCCGACGGTCAGCTCACCGGCTACCGGCGTGTCCGCCGCTACGAGCGAGGACGGGCCGACGCGCGCAGGTCCGGCGGCCAGTAG
- a CDS encoding gas vesicle protein — MTVVERREIALVDLLDRLLAGGVVITGDLTLRIADVDLVRIDLNALISSVNANVPSPFEESR, encoded by the coding sequence ATGACCGTCGTCGAACGCCGGGAGATAGCCCTGGTGGATCTGCTCGACCGGCTCCTGGCCGGCGGCGTCGTCATCACCGGCGACCTCACGTTGCGCATCGCGGACGTCGACCTGGTCCGTATCGACCTCAACGCGCTCATCAGCTCGGTCAACGCGAACGTTCCGTCGCCCTTCGAGGAGTCGCGGTGA
- a CDS encoding gas vesicle structural protein GvpA, whose product MTVVPAQQSGGGGGSSGLYDVLELVLDRGLVIDAFVRVSLVGIEILKIDVRVVVASVDTYLRFAEACNRLDLESGPRKDPGLPDLVGEMTESGARGKSKGALSGAAETISDAFQQARGESSERESSSRPRARKSTSSRRKEEQE is encoded by the coding sequence ATGACAGTCGTACCGGCACAACAGTCCGGCGGTGGAGGCGGCAGCAGTGGCCTCTACGACGTGCTTGAGCTCGTCCTGGACAGGGGGCTCGTCATCGACGCATTCGTGCGGGTCTCCCTGGTCGGCATCGAGATTCTCAAGATCGACGTGCGTGTCGTCGTCGCCAGCGTCGACACCTATCTGCGCTTCGCCGAGGCGTGCAACCGGCTCGACCTGGAGTCCGGGCCCCGCAAGGACCCGGGCCTGCCCGACCTGGTCGGTGAGATGACCGAGTCCGGCGCCCGTGGCAAGTCCAAGGGCGCGCTGTCCGGCGCGGCCGAGACCATCTCCGACGCCTTCCAGCAGGCGCGCGGCGAAAGCTCCGAGCGGGAGAGCTCGTCTCGCCCGCGGGCCCGCAAGAGCACCTCGTCACGCCGGAAGGAGGAGCAGGAGTGA